A DNA window from Patagioenas fasciata isolate bPatFas1 chromosome 1, bPatFas1.hap1, whole genome shotgun sequence contains the following coding sequences:
- the USF3 gene encoding basic helix-loop-helix domain-containing protein USF3 isoform X4: MEALFSETMPEMTENETPTKKQHRKKNRETHNAVERHRKKKINAGINRIGELIPCSPALKQSKNMILDQAFKYITEMKRQNDELLLNGGNNEQAEEIKKLRKQLDELQKENGRYIELLKANDICLYDDPTIHWKGNLKNSKVSVVIPGDQVQKNIIVYSNGSQPNGNNQGASVQGITFNVGHNLQKQTANVVPVQRTCNLVTPVTISGVYPAENKPWSQTTISTLASTQAVPAGNVLELSTSENERGVLAAATASSQSASQSGTEQELRCSSSNAPQNDQNIPKSKNDEEGTKLTKKTLLQGISLPSSASTEATQVQQVNATSSNTHNSRTDLQESCVISTTDTACVPSVRLSTADSFSSVNVLKSTDLGSSAGMPATSAAEGVKAATAISTLPASPLENCWSFSGSSGVGTSDLKNMSSLTRMPSAGNTQTTWTTLQLAGNTVQPLSQAPSSIMTALLNEPVNGAGTVSSAHSRPLTTSISLNTSLPGDGQAAEQIVVTLPSCPPLPMQPLISQPQVKTQAVGNILPLNSAMQVIQMAQPVVSAVTGAPANQNVIILQPPNPVPCPPIVRAEVPSQNVSQQIVIIQAANQNPLPLLSAQPSASVRVPVNGPTAIANSSSSIQNASLPQTFGGKHLVHILPRPSSLPSSSSTQTFSVTMSNQQHPQTISLNGQLFALQPVMSSSGASNQAPLQIIQPTTSEDPNTNVALNTFGALANLNQSISQMAGQSCLHLSLSHPTNPTTVNNQIATVNCVSLPTSVASSVPTEASVLTSASNSISASPKKVAAGLPSSAKSKRANKKPSTKKHQAVNSKVSCPAVPCEDAGKVDCAPVEVVAKPSNSEGLLENAPAASQDLATSQSSGVAASSGISVSDCCSKESMSSEQAAKTCSDPESSSAEAPASSPLTFMVSEQLALTPPTVKDAASHQQALGSQNRLPTSSASSESPKPCEPLSTLTSSPTEAHVTHSQVAGTSAAQSSTAGHTSKAGTISESCSVVQDSSVVMQDTDLLERQGLTKMLSDLSKERTTAEKTSSFTVQGEHSDFSMENSKSAESNVDLPEKQELLLMNTEGDTLSQHHSCISDQEVAGASLIASRQADSPMSTSSGSSRGFSVASMLPDTTREDVTSSTSTSTCNSCTFSEQTDIVALAARAIFDQENLEKGGGGGIQVNVRDAVSKSTEVAPLEREQQPFKPQQVKENNAGPLEAAPNKFNAQDTVQANVDRQVEKPSCSVGGVETSNTSLQISTSQSPSITSLSVNNLIHQSRIVHPLVSCSSLSQSSDPASVPATIGLSIPSSTYVNQSPGPSMMSEYAQEQLNAIRASTMQAPQLQESHLKQQNHEGRKDSAKRAVQDDLLLSTAKRQKQCQTTPIRLEGMALMNQTPESIADQTQMLVSQIPPNSSNSVASVSNQGHTDGLNRLFPSNSNFVTPALRQTEVQCASQPSISEQQGQAGQHLPPIQHVPAQGISHLHSSHPYLKQQQAGQLRERHHLYQLQHHVTHGENAVHSQPHGVHQQRTIQQEVQMQKKRNLIQGTQATQLSLQQKHHGSDQTRQKGGQPHPHHQQMQQQMQQHFGASQPEKNCENPATSRNHHNHPQSHINQDIMHQQQQDVSSRQQGSASEHVSGHNQMQRLMTSRGLEQQMVSQASIVTRPSDMTCTPHRQERNRVSSYSAEALIGKTPSNSEQRIGISLQGPRVSDQLEMRSYLDVSRNKGLVIHNMQGRLSVDHTVGSDVQRLSDCQTFKPSGPNQQPTGNFDVQASRNSEIGNSVSSLRSMQSQAFRIGQNTGTSIERQKRLPYQPVQGIPAGNTLPSRENENTCHQSFMQSLLAPHLGDQVSGSQRSISEHQRNTQCGASSTIEYNCPPARESVHIRRDGDGQSRESCDMSIGAINTRNSSLTIPFSSSSSSGDIQGRNTSPNISVQKSNPMRMTDSHGTKSHMNTPVSSNMHGVVRPTHPHPAISHGNGEQGQPSVRQPNSSVTQRSRHPLQDNAGSKIRQPERNRSGNQRHGNVFDPSLPHLPLSTSGSMILGRQQSAIEKRGSIVRFMSDGPQVSNDNTAPDQHTLSQNFGFPFIPEGGMNPPINANTSFIPPVTQPSATRTPALIPVDPQNTLPSFYPPYSPAHPTLSNDISIPYFPNQMFPNPSTEKPSSGSLNNRFGSILSPPRPVGFAQPSFPLLPDMPPMHMTNTSHLSNFNLTSLFPEIATALPPDGSAMSPLLSIANTSASDSSKQSSNRPAHNISHILGHDCSSAV; encoded by the exons GCTCTCTTCTCCGAAACCATGCCAGAGATGACAGAGAATGAGACACCTACTAAGAAGCAACATCG GAAGAAAAACCGGGAGACACATAATGCAG tgGAGAGACATCGAAAGAAGAAGATTAATGCTGGGATAAACAGAATCGGAGAACTCATTCcctgctctccagcactgaagcag AGCAAGAACATGATCCTGGATCAGGCCTTTAAGTATATAACAGAAATGAAAAGACAGAATGATGAACTTCTGTTAAATGGAGGGAACAATGAGCAGG CTGAAGAGATTAAAAAACTCCGGAAACAGCTGGATGAACTGCAGAAGGAAAATGGGAGATACATTGAACTACTGAAAGCAAATGATATTTGCCTGTATGATGACCCTACAATCCACTGGAAGGGAAATCTCAAAAATTCAAAGGTCTCAGTTGTTATTCCTGGTGATCAGGTTCAAAAAAACATCATTGTCTATTCAAATGGGAGTCAACCCAACGGAAATAACCAGGGAGCATCCGTCCAGGGAATAACATTTAACGTTGGTCATAATTTACAAAAGCAAACAGCCAATGTTGTGCCAGTCCAGAGAACTTGTAACCTAGTGACTCCTGTGACAATTTCTGGTGTTTACCCCGCAGAAAACAAGCCCTGGTCACAAACTACCATTTCGACACTGGCCTCCACGCAGGCAGTTCCAGCAGGGAATGTTCTTGAGCTTTCCACCTCTGAGAACGAGCGAGGCGTGCTTGCCGCTGCTACTGCCAGCTCACAGAGCGCATCTCAATCTGGAACAGAACAGGAACTGCGGTGTTCTTCAAGTAACGCACCACAGAATGATCAAAACATCCCCAAAAGTAAGAATGATGAGGAGGGCACTAAACTAACAAAGAAAACACTCCTGCAGGGAATCAGCCTTCCTTCCAGTGCCTCCACAGAAGCCACCCAAGTTCAACAGGTGAATGCAACTTCCTCAAATACACACAATTCTAGGACTGACCTTCAGGAAAGCTGTGTCATTTCAACCACAGACACAGCTTGTGTGCCATCTGTGAGACTGTCTACTGCAGATAGTTTTTCCTCTGTAAACGTTCTCAAAAGTACAGACTTAGGCAGTAGTGCTGGAATGCCTGCAACTTCTGCAGCAGAAGGAGTTAAGGCTGCAACAGCAATAAGCACTCTGCCTGCCAGTCCCCTAGAGAACTGCTggtctttttcaggctcttcaGGTGTTGGCACTTCAGACTTGAAAAACATGAGTAGCCTTACACGGATGCCTTCAGCTGGAAACACACAGACCACGTGGACAACTTTGCAGCTAGCGGGAAATACTGTTCAGCCACTAAGCCAAGCGCCCTCCAGTATAATGACTGCACTATTAAACGAGCCAGTTAATGGTGCTGGTACTGTATCTTCTGCTCACAGCAGGCCTTTGACTACAAGTATCAGTTTGAATacttctctgcctggggatgGTCAGGCAGCTGAACAGATTGTAGTTACCTTGCCCTCGTGCCCACCCTTACCTATGCAGCCATTAATCAGCCAGCCACAGGTTAAAACTCAGGCTGTAGGAAATATCCTTCCATTAAATTCAGCTATGCAGGTGATTCAGATGGCTCAGCCAGTCGTGTCAGCTGTTACAGGAGCGCCAGCAAACCAGAATGTCATCATTCTCCAGCCTCCAAACCCTGTGCCATGCCCCCCAATTGTGAGAGCAGAAGTTCCCAGCCAAAACGTTAGCCAGCAAATTGTAATTATACAAGCCGCTAACCAGAatcctctccccctcctctctgctCAGCCTTCTGCTTCTGTAAGAGTTCCTGTGAATGGGCCAACTGCAATTGCAAACTCTAGCAGCTCCATACAAAATGCCTCTCTTCCACAGACCTTTGGAGGGAAACACCTTGTCCATATATTACCAAGACCATCCTCTTTGCCATCTTCTAGCTCCACGCAAACATTTTCAGTTACAATGTCAAATCAACAGCATCCTCAAACGATCTCATTAAATGGGCAGCTTTTTGCGTTGCAGCCTGTGATGTCTTCATCTGGAGCTTCAAATCAAGCCCCTCTGCAAATTATTCAGCCCACCACCAGCGAGGACCCAAATACCAATGTTGCCCTCAATACGTTTGGTGCTTTAGCTAACCTCAATCAAAGCATATCACAAATGGCTGGACAGAGCTGCTTACATTTGTCTCTCAGCCATCCTACCAATCCCACAACTGTCAATAACCAGATTGCCACAGTTAACTGTGTGTCTTTACCCACTTCCGTGGCATCTTCAGTACCCACAGAGGCTTCAGTACTAACTAGTGCATCTAATTCAATAAGTGCTTCCCCAAAAAAAGTGGCTGCTGGCTTGCCATCCAGTGCAAAATCAAAAAGGGCAAACAAAAAGCCAAGTACGAAGAAACACCAAGCAGTCAACAGTAAAGTGTCCTGTCCAGCAGTTCCTTGCGAAGatgcagggaaggtggactgtgCTCCTGTGGAAGTGGTGGCAAAGCCATCAAACAGCGAGGGGCTGCTTGAAAACGCTCCAGCAGCTTCGCAAGATTTAGCAACATCTCAGTCGAGTGGTGTAGCAGCATCAAGTGGCATCAGCGTTTCTGACTGTTGTTCCAAAGAGAGTATGAGCTCTGAACAGGCAGCCAAAACCTGCTCTGATCCTGAGTCGAGCTCGGCAGAGGCGCCCGCTTCCTCGCCACTGACGTTCATGGTGTCAGAGCAGCTGGCCCTTACCCCGCCAACTGTCAAAGATGCTGCTTCTCACCAGCAGGCCCTTGGGTCTCAAAACCGTCTGCCAACCAGCTCTGCCTCATCGGAGTCACCCAAACCCTGTGAACCCCTCAGCACCTTAACATCCTCTCCTACCGAAGCACATGTGACACATTCTCAGGTTGCTGGGAcatcagcagcacagagcagcacagcaggTCATACTTCCAAGGCAGGAACGATTTCAGAGTCCTGCAGTGTTGTGCAGGATTCCTCAGTAGTAATGCAAGACACAGACTTATTAGAAAGACAGGGTCTAACCAAAATGCTGTCTGATCTCTCGAAAGAAAGAACAACTGCAGAAAAAACCTCTTCATTTACTGTTCAGGGGGAGCATTCTGATTTTTCCATGGAAAACTCTAAATCAGCAGAATCAAACGTTGATTTGCCTGAGAAGCAGGAACTCTTGCTAATGAACACGGAAGGTGACACGCTCTCCCAGCATCACTCCTGCATTTCTGATCAGGAAGTAGCGGGTGCTTCCCTTATCGCTAGCAGGCAGGCAGACTCCCCAATGTCAACTAGCTCTGGTAGCAGTCGAGGCTTCTCAGTTGCATCCATGTTGCCAGATACCACCAGAGAAGACGTTACTAGCAGCACCTCAACCAGTACGTGTAACAGCTGCACATTTTCAGAACAGACTGACATTGTAGCTCTTGCAGCAAGAGCGATTTTTGACCAGGAAAACCTGGAGAAGGGTGGAGGGGGAGGAATACAGGTTAATGTGAGGGATGCTGTCTCTAAGTCAACAGAGGTTGCACCTTTGGAGAGAGAGCAACAGCCTTTTAAGCCTCaacaagtgaaagaaaacaatgcAGGGCCATTGGAAGCAGCACCAAACAAATTCAATGCTCAGGATACAGTACAAGCAAATGTTGATAGACAGGTTGAAAAGCCAAGCTGCTCTGTAGGAGGTGTGGAAACATCAAACACTTCTTTGCAGATTTCCACTTCCCAGTCGCCAAGCATAACCAGTTTAAGTGTAAATAATCTAATACACCAGAGTCGAATTGTCCATCCCCTTGTGAGTTGCTCGAGTTTATCCCAGTCTTCAGACCCAGCAAGTGTCCCTGCAACCATTGGCCTTTCCATTCCCTCTAGCACATATGTCAATCAGTCTCCAGGACCTTCTATGATGAGTGAGTATGCTCAGGAACAACTTAATGCTATTAGGGCAAGCACCATGcaggctccccagctgcaggaatCACACTTAAAGCAGCAAAATCATGAAGGTCGCAAGGACTCTGCCAAGCGGGCTGTTCAAGATGACCTTTTGCTTTCTACAGCAAAGAGGCAAAAGCAGTGCCAGACAACGCCCATAAGGCTGGAAGGGATGGCATTGATGAACCAAACACCAGAGAGTATTGCTGATCAAACACAGATGCTAGTCAGTCAGATTCCTCCTAATTCATCCAATTCAGTGGCATCAGTGAGCAATCAAGGGCACACCGATGGCCTTAACAGATTATTCCCATCTAACAGCAACTTTGTAACACCAGCTTTGAGACAAACTGAAGTTCAATGTGCTTCTCAGCCATCAATTTCAGAGCAGCAAGGCCAGGCAGGGCAGCACTTGCCGCCAATTCAACATGTTCCTGCTCAAGGCATATCTCACCTTCACAGCAGTCATCCATACTTAAAGCAACAGCAGGCTGGCCAGTTAAGAGAAAGGCACCACTTGTATCAGCTGCAGCACCATGTCACTCATGGGGAAAACGCAGTCCACTCTCAACCCCATGGTGTCCACCAACAGCGAACAATACAGCAGGAGGTGCAGATGCAAAAGAAACGAAATCTCATCCAGGGAACACAAGCCACACAACTTTCTCTACAGCAAAAACACCACGGAAGTGATCAGACACGGCAAAAAGGTGGTCAGCCTCATCCTCACCACCAGCAAAtgcagcagcagatgcagcagcacTTTGGAGCTTCTCAGCCTGAAAAGAACTGTGAAAATCCTGCAACAAGCAGAAACCATCATAACCACCCTCAGAGCCATATAAATCAGGATATTATGCATCAACAGCAGCAAGATGTTAGCAGCAGACAGCAAGGCTCAGCTTCTGAGCATGTGTCAGGCCACAATCAGATGCAGAGACTTATGACCTCAAGGGGCTTAGAGCAGCAAATGGTGTCGCAGGCAAGTATCGTAACCAGACCATCAGATATGACATGCACCCCTCATAGGCAAGAAAGAAATAGAGTTTCCAGCTACTCTGCAGAGGCGCTCATTGGGAAGACGCCCTCTAATTCAGAACAGAGGATAGGAATATCTCTTCAAGGCCCTAGGGTTTCTGACCAGCTTGAAATGAGAAGCTACCTTGATGTTTCTAGAAATAAAGGGTTGGTCATTCATAATATGCAGGGACGCTTATCTGTCGACCATACAGTTGGATCAGATGTGCAGCGGCTTTCTGATTGTCAAACATTTAAGCCATCTGGACCCAATCAACAACCAACAGGCAATTTCGATGTACAGGCTTCAAGAAACAGTGAAATTGGTAATTCTGTGTCATCCCTCAGGAGCATGCAGTCACAAGCGTTTCGAATTGGTCAAAATACTGGGACATCCATAGAGAGACAGAAGAGATTGCCCTACCAGCCAGTACAGGGTATTCCAGCAGGAAATACCCTGCCATCAAGGGAAAATGAAAACACATGCCACCAAAGCTTTATGCAGAGTTTACTTGCCCCTCATCTTGGAGATCAAGTTAGTGGAAGCCAAAGATCAATCTCAGAACATCAAAGGAACACACAATGCGGCGCCTCGTCCACAATTGAGTACAACTGTCCCCCAGCACGGGAGAGTGTCCACATCCGAAGAGATGGTGATGGCCAGAGTAGGGAGAGCTGTGACATGTCTATTGGTGCAATTAACACAAGAAACAGTTCTTTGACTATTCCTTTTTCAAGTTCTTCTTCCTCGGGAGATATTCAGGGCCGCAATACAAGCCCTAACATCTCTGTGCAGAAGTCCAATCCCATGAGGATGACAGACAGTCATGGAACTAAGAGCCACATGAATACACCCGTTTCTAGCAACATGCATGGAGTTGTGAGGCCAACTCACCCTCACCCTGCCATTTCTCATGGAAATGGCGAGCAAGGGCAACCGTCTGTTCGTCAGCCAAATTCTTCAGTTACTCAGCGGTCAAGGCATCCTCTGCAAGATAATGCAGGTTCTAAAATACGTCAGCCAGAAAGGAATCGATCTGGAAATCAAAGACATGGGAATGTCTTTGACCCTAGTCTTCCCCATCTTCCCCTGTCCACCAGTGGCAGTATGATCCTTGGGCGCCAGCAGTCTGCGATAGAAAAAAGAGGAAGCATTGTCCGATTTATGTCTGATGGCCCTCAAGTGTCTAATGATAACACAGCCCCTGACCAACATACTCTCTCTCAGAATTTTGGATTCCCTTTTATTCCAGAGGGTGGCATGAATCCACCGATAAATGCCAATACCTCTTTCATCCCACCAGTCACCCAGCCTAGTGCCACTCGAACACCAGCTCTAATCCCGGTTGATCCTCAAAATACGCTGCCATCCTTCTATCCTCCGTACTCTCCTGCCCACCCTACCCTTTCCAATGACATTTCTATCCCTTACTTTCCCAATCAAATGTTTCCTAACCCAAGCACAGAGAAGCCGAGTAGTGGAAGTTTGAACAATCGATTTGGATCCATTTTGTCTCCTCCCAGGCCTGTTGGTTTTGCGCAGCCAAGTTTTCCTTTGCTTCCGGATATGCCGCCAATGCACATGACCAACACATCGCACTTATCCAATTTTAACTTGACGTCTTTGTTTCCAGAAATAGCCACAGCTCTTCCTCCAGATGGTTCAGCAATGTCGCCTTTGCTTTCCATTGCAAACACATCTGCTTCAGATTCTTCCAAGCAGTCCTCAAACCGACCTGCCCACAATATAAGCCATATTCTAGGTCATGACTGCAGCTCAGCTGTATGA